A segment of the Pan paniscus chromosome 9, NHGRI_mPanPan1-v2.0_pri, whole genome shotgun sequence genome:
TTGGAAGAAGAAATGTCTTGGGCCACACTACTACTGGTAGCGCAAAAAATCACGATgttgaatttgtgttgggccacaatCAAAGCCATCTCCTGGGCAGCATGCGGCCCGTGGGTTGGGCAAGCTTGGTGTAGAAAGTGATACTTGTGTGGCAAATGCCAAATTTTCAACTTTCAGTTGAAAATAATGGTGATGGTAACAGGATATCCCTTGCTTCCTTTAAAGCTTTATGCTGAAAAGGTGGCCACTAGAGGTCTGTGTGCCATTGCCCAGGCAGAGTCTCTGCGTTACAAACTCCTAGGAGGGCTTGCTGTGCGGAGGTAAGTGTCCTGAGACCTAATGGTCATGACcttttgtgtgtatatgtctgcCATTTGTTAATTTAGCAGATGAACTGTTACAAAGTTACAGGATCTGCTAGTCTCCCAGGGTTATAATAAGATACTAAGCCATGCCCTCACTGAACTGGCAGGCTAACAAGACTACTAAAGCAGCAAGAACTGTAAAGGGTGGTCAGTCCTGTAATGGAGAAGTGTTCTGGGTGCTTTGGGAGTTAAACACAAATAGAACTGTCCAAGGAGGGGACCAACTCCTGTTGGTCTTCTTGAGAAGGCTTTACAAAGAGCCCTGTTGGGGGGGGCGGGGCAGTGGGCAATGAGGAATAATTAGGCCTGTTACTGGGTGTGTGTTACGTATCCCTAGGTAGAAGTGCCTTAGTACTAGTAGGATACCATGAAACTTTAGTAGCAATCATTCAAATCTGCTTAGTGTGTTCACTCTTAAGATGGTATTGTGAAGAGATAAGATAGACCTGATGCAAAATAGCTTAAAATCTAGACACTTAACCTCTGAGTTGCATGCAGATAGTAGTAATGTTGAGGGTCTACTGGTAAGATTTCAACAGGAAGTTCTTTGTGCAGTTTGACTGTATGTAAAGGCACTGAAATGCCTTGCCTAGAGGAATGACAGGAAAGCTGTGCTGTAGGAAGGTTGACTGGTAGGGATGGGTAGTGTAGGCAAGGCTCTAGGTAAGGACCTAGAAAAGACGGCTTAcctggtttgagtgccagctagGCTGCTTAGAACAATGGTTCTCAAGATTAGTGCCAGCCCCAGACCCACCAAATGGGAAACTGGATGTGTGACTCAGCAATCTGTCTTAATAACCCCTCCACATGCTGTTTGCACACATTGAAGCAAGTTAATGAACCTCTCAGCCTGGGATCTGTTATCTTCTAAGGTGGACCATTATACCACCTCTCAGTTGTGGAATATTAAGTAAGATAATGTGAAAGGGCCTGGAGGTGGCTAACTCTCCAGTTAGTATCTCGCAGAGTGTAAACTGCCGAATGAGTTGGGGGGtaggtcatattttaaaatgttttatcagCGTTCTAATAGCAAGATAGCCAGGATCCTAGGTGGGTTAGCTTTCCTAGTGAATGAGACTTCGGAGGTTGCAGAGTATTTCAAGGGACCACAAAGTGGGTAATTGTGGAGTGTAAATGTGGTTCTCAGTTTTGGTTATACATGAGAATTACCTAGGGAGCCTTTTTAAATAGATATTCCTGGACTTTGCCCATTTAATTGGCCTAGAGTAGGGCCTAGATGTCagggtttcttttgttttttattttagccttcTGAGGTGATTCCAGTATGCAGCCAGGGTTGGAAAGTACATATTTAGGAGCTTGACATACTCAATGACTATTACCCTAAGGTTTGGAATGATAGGTGTGGAAGAGAATTGGTATTCTTGGGGCCAGACTCTGGTCAAATGTATTCTCCATTAAAGGAACATTGAAAACcaagtctttgttttgttttttaaacttggtGGAGGTCCTTGACAATAACACAAGTGGCTCTCTTCTGTTCTTTTAAAGGGCCTGCTATGGTGTGCTGCGGTTCATCATGGAGAGTGGGGCCAAAGGCTGCGAGGTCGTGGTGTCTGGGAAACTCCGAGGACAGAGGGCTAAATCCATGAAGTTTGTGGATGGCCTGATGATCCACAGCGGAGACCCTGTTAACTACTACGTTGACACTGCTGTGCGCCACGTGTTGCTCAGACAGGGTGAGCAGCTGAGAGTGCTTGGCAAAGGGCATTTGTGGACAGATTTGGTTTTCCACAGACATCTTAAGTATTTGGGGGAGTTTATCATGGAAGTAGCTGGGCATGTTCATATTCCTTGGTGTATCGATTGCCACGTTGATCTGTAAGAATCGAATTGCTGAGATCTGTCAGATCCAAGAGTTGGTTTGTCCTTGTTGTAGCCATCTGTGTACCCTTCAGTGATGACACGATGACGAGTCAGAAAGGTCACGTCCTGCTCTTGGTCCTTGTCAGTGCCATGTTCTGTGGTGCTGTGCACGAGTTCCTTTGGCAGAAGTGTCCTATTTATTGATCGATTTAGAGGCATTTGTCTGAGAAGGGTCCAGACCCAGGGGTGCTTGAGTAAACTGCTTGCTCTCTTTGGTCTTGTGTGATGGGGGCCTTTGAGACCCCAGCTGTGTGCTAACAACTGTGGTGTCCTCTAGGTGTGCTGGGCATCAAGGTGAAGATCATGCTGCCCTGGGACCCAACTGGTAAGATTGGCCCTAAGAAGCCCCTGCCTGACCACGTGAGCATTGTGGAACCCAAAGATGAGATACTGCCCACCACCCCCATCTCAGAACAGAAGGGTGGGAAGCCAGAGCCGCCTGCCATGCCCCAGCCAGTCCCCACAGCATAACAGGTATGTCTGCAAGGGCAGGGGCCTCTTGGGGCAGAATAGGGTCCTTCCGAGTCTTTCTGTTAATACTTGTATCCCACATTCTGGTAAGCGTTCGGtgaataaaaatttcatttatttgctttatgtGGGAGAATACAAGTTGAAGCCTGGGGTCTATTTAACCCTTGGTTCCAGTGGGACAGGTGTTGCCTTTATTCTTTCCAGAAAGAAGTTCCTGCTTTTACTCGTGTATATGAAATAGTTTTCCCTTATCCTCCCTTATTTGCTCAAAAtttttggctcagtgcaacctctgcctcccatgttcaagcaattctcctgtctcagcctcccgagtagctgggattataggcacctgccaccaagcccagctaatttttgtgtttttagtagagacggggtttcaccatgttggccaggctagtctcagactcctgaccgcaggtgagccactgtgcttggctgctCAAGATTTTCTAGGCACTTTTGCTATTCTGTCCTTTAGCACCCCCTGTAAAACACTAACAAGCCTCCTGTGGTCAAcacttggggtttttttgtttatagGTGTTGTGTCTCTAGgtgccttgtattttttttttatatgaaaaagGACAAACCCTTATGTATGCATTTTATTAATGTTGCTGCAAACCCTAAGTGGGAGTGTGTATCCATTTGGTAAATCAGGAACTTAATAACTCTGGTAAAGTTTCTTACTTTTGTGCTTTATTTGGTTTCAGGGTCTCCTTGGCAGCTGTATTCTGGAGTCTGGATGTTGCTCTCTAAAGACCTTTAATAAAATCTTGTACAAAGACACAAGGTCTGACTAGACTGTTCAGTATTCAGACTGAGGGGCATGTTGGCCTCTGGAGCATTACATATCTTCTTGGTTTTAACCATACTTGTGGTATTTGCAAGGGCCAGAACAGTAAGACCCAAGCAGAGCCAACCAGAGAAATAATATTTGTGTGATAGAGAAGGCTGATAGCAAGCAAGGCAGCACCTTGATTCGTTGTCCTGTAGTTCAGGATTGTAGGTTTAGAAGAGGGATATGTTTGAGTTTTTCCTATGCATAAGGCGATCCACGTTGCACATAGAAAGTGAATATAAATGGCCATTATATTTTGTGTCATGCTGTGCTCTAAGTGTTCTTTACATATGTACTCGTTAATCAACCTCTCTAAAGTGTAAAGGAAATTTGCTTGCACCACTGAAGGCACGTAAGGCTCAGAAGTAAATTTGCCTAAGCAGTATAAAGCTATCATTAGAATCCACATTCCTAAGTTGTGTTCTCTTAGGGGATCATGGAACCAGTCATTGGTACTACAGGCTGTTATGTTCTGGAGAACTGTAAATTGTCTCTGATTTTATCTATCAATGTTTTGAAGTATTTTCTACCAGTGTCTGTACTTCACAAGAAATTCGGCACTATTTTTTCAGGCAAAACTAGTGAGGGACAGGTTGGCTTGAAAATCATGAGACTGATGTTAAATCAGATGCTGGTTGATCACAGAGGGGACTTACAGGGAAAGCTGTTACGGGCCTGGAAGGCCTAATCAGGTGGCTGCTTCCTGGTGATGCAGCCTGGCTGATGAGATAACCTTGGCTCCATAGATGGCTTAGCAGGTGCTGTGATGATTTGGTTGTCTTCTCAATTAGACTGAGCTGCACATGGTGTTTATattgcttggcacatggtaaggGCTTAATATTTGAGGTAATTATGTAGGGCGCACACTGACGAGTATCTGACCCCCCCTTCCTTTTTGACTCATAAATTGGTCATCTTAACCATTTAAGTGTACACTTCTATAGTGACAGAGTCAGCCCTCTGTCCAAGGGatttgcatctgtggattcaaccaactttgggtcaaaaataatcaaaaaggaTGGTTGTGTGTGTATTGAACATGtagacttatttttcttattttcaaaatactatattttcttgTCACTTATTTGCTTGTACACTGCAGTGTAGCAGCTATGTAGCATGTACATTAGGTATTAAAAGTAATCCAGTGAAGATTGAAAGTCTAAGGATGTGCCTAGGTTATCTTAGGTATAAATACTCTACCATTTTGTATAAGGAGTTTAAGCATCTGGGGATTTTGGTATTTGAAGGGGGTCGTGGAACCAATCATTGGTACTGCAGGAAGACTGCTCTATATTCTCATTGTGCATCAATCTCCAGAACTTCATCTTGCAGATGTGCTGCCCCTCCCTCACCTTTTTGAAAGAGCCTTTGATGATTATATGGAttcctgtcttttttattttttgaggtggagttttgctcttgtgtaccaggctggaatgcagtggtgctatatcggcttactgcaacctccgcctcctgggttcaagccattctccagcctcagcctcccgctagctgggattacaggcacccaccaccatgcccagctaatttttgtatttttagtagagaccgggtttccccatgttggccaggctggtctcaaactcttgacttcaagtgatccccccacctcggccttccagagtgctggaattacaggcgtgagccaccacacccagccagttgaACTTACTTGAACAtctgcaaattattttttattatttttattttttgagacggagtctcgctctgtcacccaggctggagtgcagtggcgcgatctctgcccactgcaagccctgcctccctggttcacaccatcctacctcagcctcccgagtagctgggactacaggtgcccgccaccaagcctggctatttttttttgtatttttagtagagatggggtttcaccgtgttagccagcatggtctcgatctgacctcgtgatctgcctgcctcggcccctcaaagtactgggattacaggcatgagccaccgtgcccggccaaacatCTGCAGATTAAGTGCTGGGAATAGGTTAAGACTATACTGTGCCGTATATTAGATTAGGTGATCTTTTAAATTCCTCATGAGTTTTCTCCAGTCCACTTGGAAGTTCAGCCGGTGGGAGAAGTTAGTGCTGTTAATTCCCACTAGGTGTTGCTGTAACAAAGGAAATGTGCAGTAAGAGTAATAGcttaaggagaaagaaagaaacttaatgAATTGTGACAGAAAAGTATGCAGATTATTAGCGTTATAGATTACTGAATTATTGGAAGAAAGTGCTGTTAATTACCACTAGGTGGTGCTGTGACAAAGGCAATGTGCAGTAAGAGTAACAGCTTAGGGAGGAAGAAATAAACTTAATTGTGACAGAAAAATGAAGATTATTAGTGTATAGATTATTGAATTATCAAAGTGAACACCCCTgtgtaaccatttaaaaatgccaaaatgtgtccagctgtggtggctcacacctggaatcccagcacttcgggaggccacggcaggtggatcacttgagcccagaagttccaggccagcctggacaacatggtgaaaccctgtctctacgaagagattttaaaaatttgccagatatggaggctgaggtgggaggatggcttgatcctgggaggtggagattgcagtgagccataattgtgccaccaCTCTCCagcccaacctgggtgacagaccctgtctcaaaaaaataaaaaaaaaaaaacccagatttgCCCCCTCCCTTGTATCTAAGAAGATATGggaggccaggtgcactggctcatgcctgtaatctttaGGAGGCTCAAGtgggagttttttttctttttgagacagtcttgctctgtcgcccaggctggagtgcagtagcacaatctcagctcgctgcaacctcagcctcctgagtagctgcgattacagaaggccaccaccactcctggccaatttttgtattttcagtagagacagggtttcaccatgttggccaggctggtctcgaactcctgacctcaagtgatccacctcccaaagtgctgggattacaggcgtgagccactgtacccagcctactCTTTTACATCTTTTACAGAAAACTATGTAAGACAAATGTAGAGCTCAGGTGAGCACTTGGTAACCAGAGTTTGAGAAGTATAAAGTATGCTGGGACTCCCTCTATATGCCACTCTAAACACAGCCCCACCCTCCATAAGTtaccttgattttcttttttgagacagggtctggctctgttgcccaggctggaatgcagtggtagtggcacaatttcactgcaaactccacctcctgagctcaagccatcctcccacttcaacctcccgggtagctgggactacaggcacgtgccaccatctctgactaatttttatttttattttattttttattattttttgagacagtctcgctctgtcacccaggctggagtgcagtggcgagatcttggctcactgcaagctccgcctcccaggttcacgccattctcctgcctcagcctcccaagtagctgggactacaggtgcctgccaccacgcctggctagttttttgtatttttcgtagagatggggtttcaccgtgttagccaggatggtctcgatctcctgacctcatgatctgcccgcctcagcctcccaaagtgctgggattacaggcatgagccaccgtgcccggcctaatttttatatttttagtagagatggggtttcaccatgttgcccagtctggtctcgaactcttgacctgaaatgatcctccttcctcggcctcccaaagtgctgggaatacagatgtgagccactgtgcttggcattTACCTTGATTTTCAAAGTAATTGCCTCCCTAGACAGTATAATAAAAAGTACTagcaagtatttttattttattttattttatttatttatttttgagacggagtctcgctctgtcacccaggctggagtgcagtggcgcaatctcggctcactgcaagctccgccccctggcttcacgacattctcctgcctcagcctcccgagtagctgggaactgcaagctccgccccctggcttcacgacattctcctgcctcagcctcccgagtagctgggactacaggtgcccgctaccatgcctggctaatttttttgtatttttagtagagacagggtttcaccatgttagccaggatggtctcgatctcctgacctcatcatccacccgcctcggcctcccaaagtgctgggattacaggtgtgagccactgcacccagcccttaatATGTCTTAAGTGGGGAGGGAGAGTTGAAAATGCTTGTTGCTTGACCAAATGGCATTACTCTTCCAGCCAGGGCTGTGCCACAGGAGTGCTGTTCAGTGGAGGAATTAAGTGGTTCCCTGAATTTAGCTGCTGTTAGAGAAGGTGGGAAGACCTCTAAGGTAATTCTTAAAGGCCTTGTGGCTCTTGATGAAGCAGTCTGACATTGTCAGTGTCCTTTAGGGACAACCATTCAGCCTTATGTGTGGTGCTGGACACAGCCAGAGATCTTAGGACACAGCCAGAGATCTTAGCTTGTAATCTGTGCAAGTAGATGGAATCCTGCTGCAGTAGTGGTCATGGCCCCACCCTCAGGACTGCAAAAGACTTCCAGTTAAATACCCAGGTAAAGCCCATCTACAGCACCCTTGAAGGAAAGGCCAAACAAGGACTCATCTTTCCCTCTTTGTGCTTTTGTACCTGGCTGTTTACACTGCTTGCACCCTTGTGACTGACTCCAGTAGAACTTAGTTGAAACTTGCCTttgtgaagccttccctgatctgGCTCTTACTGTTATGGACTGATTTATGTCCCCcgaaattcttatgttgaagccctaacctccagcACGACTGTATTTGGAGCCTTTAAGGAGGTATTGTGGCACTGGCTTGGCTCTTGTCATGGACTCTATTGCCTTTCTTGGCTGGACCTCTCTGCAGCTCCATCTTTCCTACTTCCACAGTGGGGGCTTGATGAATGAGGAGAGACTTGCTTACTTGTAGCTCTCCTGAATGTTCTTCAAGCCAAGGCTATCATTACctctctgttcctttccatttcaaaatAGGGTTTGGGAGAAGGGGGCAAGAAGAGGCATTGAATATGCAGATGGGGGTACATACTGCCCTCAGGgactcctgcctccacctcaccAGTGATCCCAAAGTAACTGGATGTTCTCTGCAGGAGAGTAGGAGGTTCAGGCCAAAGGAGCCAAGGCTGAGGGCCAGGGGTCACAGGAAAGTTCGAgagtcattttctttctgtcagGGCTTCAGATATAAAATCTGATTGCCAGTGAAATAAAGATGATACTAatctatgtgtttttatttttattttatttattttttctgacacagagtctcgctctatcgcccaggctggagtgcagtggcgtgatctcagctcactgcaacctgtgcctcccaggcaagtgattcttgtgcctcagcctcaagaggtgggactacaggcaaacgccaccatacccagttagtttttgtaatttttcatagagatggggtttcaccattttggccaggctggtcttgaactcctggcctcaagtgatctgcccaccttggcctcccaaagtgctggggttacaggcatgagccaccatgcctgtcctgtttttatttcaacttgTGAAAATTAACATGTgttccaaataatattttaaaacatgttagtCTATTCATAAACATGATAAAATCAGCCCCTCTCCCACTGCTGAGCTCACCCTCTGCAGAGGCGCTCTCCACTgtgtttcttgtgtgtgtgtgtgtgtgtgtgtgtgtgtgtgtgtgtgtgtatatattttttttttttttttttttttgagacagtctcactctgtagcccaggctggagtgcggtggtgcgatctcgactcactgcgatctcagcttactgcaagctctgcctcctggcttcacgccattctcctgcctcagccttccgagtagctgggactacaggcatccaccaccacgcccagctaattttttgtatttttagtagagacggggtttcaccgtgttagccaggatggtctctatctcctgaccttgtgatccgccctccttggcttcccaaagtgctgggattacaggcatgagccaccgcgcccagcccttcttGTATATTCTTAAAGAGATACAGTCCATGTATACACCACtgagtatgtgtattttttatcttttcccaGATGCTATTACCTTAAGTATGACAATACTGGCAGCTTAATGCACAGTTTGTTCAGAAGCCATTTTAGAAAGAGCAGGCCTGCCCTCTCAGGGTAACCTCACCACAGCAGGATTTTAGGGAAGTCTCCCACATTGGAGGCAAGAACCCTCTGAGCTGGATGCCATCCACAGCAAATTAGGTATTGTATCTGcaagcaaaagaagaaactggCTAACATAAGCAGCATAGAACTTTATTGGAAGGATCTCAGGTAACTCAGAATCTATGAGAAGCCTGGAAAACTCAGCTCTGAAATGAGATCTAGGGAGGCTGGCATCAGGGAATGCAGCCAAGGTCATGGCTGAAAAGCAGTCTGGTCTAGGATGTCATCACCAGACTCCCCCAGTGAACGATTTCTCAGCTGTCCCTTTTTCTTTGTGTCACTCTGAGGTTTAAAGTTGTGGGTGTGAGCATCTGATTGGCCAAGCCTGGTGTCTGACCCAGCTGCTGAAAAAGATAGCTTTGGCTTCTACAGTGGAAATGAGGCCCAGCCCAGTGCCATACTCAATGCCCCTCCCCCCCCAACTAGGCAAGGTGTTGATGCTGGGTGGCCAAAACCATGTTGTGAAATTGTCCTTGGAACCCACTGATAGAAATATGGCTATTGGCAACATGGAGACAAGGGCTGAAGCCTTTCATGGACTTCTCATCAAAGGTTACTGtcggccgggtgccgtggctcacgcctgtaatcccagcactttgggaggccgaggcaggcggatcacgaggtcaggagattgagaccttcctggctaacacggtgaaaccccgtctctactaaaaatacaaaaaattagccgggcgtggtggtggacgcctgtagtcccagctactagggaggctgaggcaggagaatggcatgaagccaggaggcggagcttgcagtgagctgagatcgcaccactgcactccagcctgggcgacagagcgagactctctctcaaaaaaaaaaaattaaataaaaaaggttATTCTCAGGCTCTGAAGAGTTAGGTTCTAGTCATTAGGTTTCCTGGCAGCTGGTGACAGACTGGGAGCTGGGAGCTGCTTAACTGATCAGCTTGCCCATCAGGCAAGGAGAGAACACCTGCTAGTAATGTGAGCTCTTGGGGATAGACCCAGAGGGTGAGCCAGTCAGGGGTGAAAACACCACCATTAGCGTAGAGAACCAGGAGAAGCACAATGTGTGCTGAGAGGACAGTGGATAAAGGGTTTTTTGGGGGATCCACTCCCAGACAGAAGCTGGGCTGGCAAGGCTGCTGAAGCCCACAGCGTAATGTGATAATCTGGAGTCTGCTACCCGCATCTGTGACCTCACACCACCAAGGGGAGGTCCAAGAAATTTCAGCCACAGACCCCACCCAGTCCACCACCTCCAGTCAGCCATGCTCCGCACTCTTACCTGGGAAATTAAGCAAAGGCTATGAGTATCTCAGTGCTGCTGTGGTGGTGAGGCGAGCGGGAACACCTTCCTCTGTAGTGCTTTACTAAGGGGACTTGAGATGCGGGGAGAAGCTGAGCATTGCAATCAGACCTGGGATCAAATTCTGGCACCAGTACTGATTGAGTGGGTGACCTTGGACCTTTCTGATCCTCAGTTatctcacagggctgttgtgggAGTTAAAGGAGATGTAACTACTAATATGCATTTCTGTGTTTCTTCTCTAGTGTTTATCATCTATTCCCTCTGTTTGGAGACATTATAACAGTTAAGAGCCCAGCtctggcggggtgtggtggctcacaccagcattttgggaggcctaggctggtGGATCAgtagaggccagaagttcgagaacagcctggccaacatggtgaaaccctgtctctactaaaaatacaaaatttagccgggcatggtggctcatgcctataatcccagcacattgggaggccaaggtgggtggatcacgaggtcaggagttcaagaccagcctggccaagatggtgaaaccccatctctactaaaaatacaaaaattagctgggcttggtggtgggtgcctgtaattccagctacttgggaggctgaggcaggaaaatctcttgaacctgggaggcagaggttgcggtgagccgatatcgtgccagtgcactccagcctgggcagcaaagcgagactccatctcaaaaaaaaaaaaaaaaaaaagccaggtgtggtggcacatgcctgtaatccc
Coding sequences within it:
- the RPS3 gene encoding small ribosomal subunit protein uS3, encoding MAVQISKKRKFVADGIFKAELNEFLTRELAEDGYSGVEVRVTPTRTEIIILATRTQNVLGEKGRRIRELTAVVQKRFGFPEGSVELYAEKVATRGLCAIAQAESLRYKLLGGLAVRRACYGVLRFIMESGAKGCEVVVSGKLRGQRAKSMKFVDGLMIHSGDPVNYYVDTAVRHVLLRQGVLGIKVKIMLPWDPTGKIGPKKPLPDHVSIVEPKDEILPTTPISEQKGGKPEPPAMPQPVPTA